Proteins encoded by one window of Branchiostoma floridae strain S238N-H82 chromosome 6, Bfl_VNyyK, whole genome shotgun sequence:
- the LOC118417925 gene encoding uncharacterized protein LOC118417925: MGRKRKRSSSSGNVLPVSYVSTMNSRLCDNNSKREDYERRWHDDFFRGWKRPSNRGCDSQSDPHHIKGDIATKMCSLGFKVGSLHGHNDLEEVNEKMEEYTKEWVEGLGTRSRS; the protein is encoded by the exons ATGGGACGGAAGCGGAAGAGGTCCAGCAGTAGCGGCAATGTCCTGCCGGTCTCCTACGTCTCCACCATGAACAGTCGGCTGTGCGACAACAATTCTAAACGCGAGGACTACGAGCGCCGCTGGCATGACGACTTCTTCCGAGGATG GAAGAGGCCTTCCAACCGGGGATGTGATTCACAGAGCGACCCTCATCACATCAAAGGCGACATCGCGACTAAGATGTGCTCGCTCGGGTTCAAAGTCGGCAGTCTTCACGGGCATAACGACTTGGAGGAGGTGAACGAGAAAATGGAGGAATATACTAAGGAATGGGTGGAGGGCTTAGGCACTCGAAGTCGGAGCTAG
- the LOC118417924 gene encoding proline-rich protein 5-like isoform X1 — translation MNLTHQAIPGIGELIASRQSLPRRSSHRPPPVRSPTKNPVQSGRPRGFAQPEWYSVQSAVVSLFQHKKLPPNELDLLNEKIRMLMKTEVGPFILDYFQNQLLKKGMVILREKIKREKGQQLLECLSDIWDYFFCEVLPMLQAIFCPVQATGFSVREMSLVGFRDTILLKIAFSDALDTPDVVISPSITQMLLVLQSVHDNNPEYLQLESLVARIVSPYLGLRGLYMGGPEPLIPANKPVTVVLRQKTLGDEPLKGERPLSMQLFPAQQLDEQLPSPGRGEAHKRAPSAVGQGLDPLVEGEVMTRGYGRRHSIAGGAGDSPKSQANVTQVAGSD, via the exons ATGAATCTCACACATCAGGCAATACCGGGGATCGGGGAGCTGATCGCCAGTCGTCAGTCGCTCCCCAGGCGGTCGTCACATCGGCCCCCGCCGGTACGGTCTCCCACCAAGAATCCCGTCCAGAGCGGCCGCCCCAGAGGCTTCGCACAGCCCGAATGGTACAG CGTGCAGAGCGCAGTGGTGTCGCTATTCCAACACAAGAAACTACCGCCAAATGAGCTGGACTTGTTAAACGAGAAGATAAG AATGCTTATGAAGACAGAAGTCGGACCATTCATTTTAGACTACTTCCAG AATCAGTTATTGAAGAAAGGAATGGTGATTCTACGGGAAAAGATCAAGAGAGAAAAAG GCCAACAGCTGCTGGAGTGTCTGTCGGACATATGGGATTATTTCTTCTGCGAGGTGCTGCCCATGCTGCAAGCCATATTCTGTCCCGTGCAG GCCACGGGCTTTTCTGTTAGAGAGATGTCGTTAGTCGGTTTCAGAGACACAATCTTGTTGAAGATAGCATTTTCAG ATGCATTGGATACCCCGGATGTTGTCATCAGCCCTTCCATCACGCAAATGCTGCTTGTCttacag AGTGTACACGATAACAACCCGGAATACCTCCAGTTGGAGTCCCTGGTGGCCAGAATAGTGAGCCCGTACCTGGGGCTGCGCGGGCTGTACATGGGCGGGCCGGAACCGCTCATCCCCGCCAACAAACCAGTCACCGTCGTGCTCAGACAGAAGACACTGGGCG ACGAGCCGTTGAAAGGTGAACGCCCCCTCAGCATGCAGCTCTTCCCGGCCCAACAGCTGGACGAGCAGCTCCCCTCCCCGGGTCGGGGGGAGGCGCACAAGCGCGCGCCGTCCGCTGTGGGGCAGGGCTTAGACCCGCTGGTGGAGGGGGAGGTCATGACGCGCGGGTACGGCAGGAGGCACAGCATCGCAGGGGGCGCGGGGGACAGCCCCAAGAGCCAGGCCAACGTGACCCAAGTGGCAGGGTCGGACTGA
- the LOC118418108 gene encoding uncharacterized protein LOC118418108: MQDKTVHLDATSLSTGLKISRKKTELMKINTTNSTPVTIGGEEVKETESFVYLGSVVDHHGGTDKDVTARIGKARAAFIMLKNVWASRVIRVATKLRIFNSNVKSVLLYGSETWRTTKATQHRIQTFINTCLRRIFKIKWSDRISNLELWDRAGQEPLVSQILKRKWSWIGHTLRKPTSSITHQALTWNPQGKRKRGRPRNSWRRDTEEEMKSICNSWQDLRKKAQRRVQWRTIIGGLCSDRNKGPNYVLRECFP, translated from the exons ATGCAGGATAAAACAGTCCATCTGGATGCAACATCACTGAGTACAGGGCTCAAGATCAGTAGAAAGAAGACAGAACTCATGAAAATCAACACTACAAACAGTACACCAGTCACAATTGGAGGTGAAGAAGTGAAGGAGACAGAGTCCTTTGTATACCTGGGAAGTGTGGTAGACCACCACGGGGGCACGGATAAGGATGTTACAGCCAGGATAGGGAAAGCGAGAGCAGCTTTCATCATGCTGAAGAACGTCTGGGCCTCCAGGGTGATACGGGTAGCCACCAAACTCCGCATCTTCAACTCCAACGTTAAGTCAGTACTGCTCTATGGATCGGAGACCTGGAGAACAACAAAAGCAACGCAGCACAGGATACAAACCTTCATTAACACTTGTCTGAGAAGGATCTTTAAAATCAAGTGGTCAGACAGGATCAGCAACCTGGAGCTGTGGGACAGAGCAGGACAAGAACCATTGGTCAGTCAGATACTCAAGAGGAAGTGGTCCTGGATAGGGCACACTCTCCGGAAGCCAACATCCAGCATTACACACCAGGCTCTGACTTGGAACCCTCAGGGCAAGCGGAAGAGGGGGAGGCCCAGGAATAGCTGGAGGAGAGATACGGAGGAAGAGATGAAAAGTATCTGCAACAGCTGGCAGGATCTGAGGAAGAAAGCCCAGAGGAGGGTACAATGGAGGACCATCATCGGTGGCCTATGTTCTGACCGGAACAAAGggcccaa CTATGTCCTTCGGGAGTGCTTCCCATAA
- the LOC118418288 gene encoding kelch-like protein 24 codes for MADHVQVCIEFGEEPPDAELQGDVQQHVYEFEQPSHSGDLLVAMNELRRRGELTDVTLCAGEQAFSCHRVVLASCSPYFRAMFAGDLMESRAKEIQLKDINPDMLKLVTDYAYTSKITITRENVQDVLDVSDRFQIPAIKDACCEFLEMQLHPYNCIGIFQFADTHYCEDLRKKALDFALSKFNDVIENDEFVELTKDGLVEYLSHDELEATKEEHVFEAGMKWLRYKSEERSQYISGVLEAVRLPLIDAKYLLEEIEGKEIVKNSSRCLELLDEAKNLQHLLQEHGVVSDPRVTPRRCVAQKVLLVLGGKNQTGSCTTMSYYDNRTQAWLQPEPLPMEPRDLSSVATIGNYIYLTGGAPVRLSQASQREKLKDVWRYDAGVSEWSKLAPLHQGRCGHGSVAVNGHVYVLGGFDDISILSQVERYNPAANTWDIVAPMLKAVTSPAVVAFQGKIYVFGGFLEDETVGFAQCYDTDTGQWTLMQTPPTCETGASAVVLGGLIYIIGGELSRSVTVFDPASQKFFQTGEMVEQRLLCGAAVLDDRIYVTGGVSHRLSAEPHDTIECYEPKTDTWRIVGTLPEPLYQHGCLTIYMSNLNSKQRQQQHTSGEQNTE; via the coding sequence ATGGCTGACCATGTCCAGGTGTGTATAGAGTTCGGTGAGGAGCCTCCCGATGCCGAGCTGCAGGGGGATGTCCAGCAGCACGTGTACGAGTTCGAACAGCCGTCCCACTCCGGTGACCTGCTCGTCGCCATGAACGAACTGCGCAGGCGCGGGGAGCTCACTGACGTCACCCTGTGCGCGGGAGAACAGGCGTTCTCCTGTCACCGGGTCGTCCTGGCCTCGTGCAGCCCGTACTTCCGCGCCATGTTTGCCGGCGACCTGATGGAGAGCCGTGCGAAAGAGATCCAATTGAAAGACATCAATCCGGACATGTTGAAGCTGGTAACAGACTACGCTTACACCTCCAAAATCACCATCACGCGAGAGAACGTACAGGACGTGCTGGACGTCTCCGACAGATTCCAGATTCCCGCCATTAAAGACGCTTGCTGCGAATTCCTGGAGATGCAGCTGCACCCTTACAACTGCATTGGGATATTCCAGTTCGCGGACACGCACTATTGTGAGGATCTCCGGAAGAAGGCTCTCGATTTTGCGTTGTCAAAGTTTAATGACGTCATTGAGAATGATGAATTCGTGGAGTTGACAAAAGATGGTCTCGTCGAGTACCTGTCTCACGACGAGCTGGAAGCAACCAAAGAAGAACATGTGTTTGAGGCTGGCATGAAATGGCTGCGTTACAAGAGCGAGGAGCGATCACAGTACATTTCTGGCGTTTTGGAGGCCGTCCGCCTTCCGTTGATTGACGCGAAGTATCTTCTTGAAGAAATAGAGGGAAAGGAAATCGTCAAAAACTCCTCAAGGTGTCTTGAGCTGTTGGATGAGGCAAAAAACTTACAACACTTACTTCAAGAACATGGAGTCGTGAGTGACCCTCGTGTGACGCCAAGACGTTGTGTGGCGCAGAAGGTCCTGTTGGTGTTGGGCGGGAAGAACCAGACTGGCTCTTGCACAACTATGTCATACTACGACAACCGGACACAGGCATGGCTACAGCCTGAACCGTTACCCATGGAACCACGTGACTTGTCGAGCGTTGCAACCATCGGAAACTACATTTATCTGACTGGAGGCGCCCCCGTGCGGTTGTCTCAAGCAAGCCAGAGGGAGAAGTTGAAAGACGTGTGGCGGTACGACGCAGGGGTTAGCGAGTGGAGTAAGCTCGCTCCACTCCACCAAGGCAGGTGCGGGCACGGCTCGGTCGCCGTGAACGGGCACGTCTACGTCCTGGGTGGGTTCGATGACATCTCTATCCTGAGTCAGGTGGAACGGTACAACCCTGCCGCCAACACCTGGGATATCGTGGCTCCAATGCTGAAGGCCGTCACGAGCCCGGCAGTGGTCGCCTTCCAGGGAAAGATATACGTCTTTGGAGGGTTTCTTGAGGATGAAACAGTGGGTTTCGCACAGTGCTACGACACCGACACCGGCCAGTGGACCCTCATGCAGACCCCGCCTACCTGCGAGACGGGCGCGTCAGCTGTGGTGTTGGGCGGGCTCATCTACATCATCGGCGGGGAACTGTCGCGGAGCGTCACGGTGTTCGACCCCGCCAGTCAGAAGTTCTTCCAAACAGGGGAAATGGTCGAACAGCGCCTGCTCTGCGGAGCTGCGGTTCTTGACGACAGAATATACGTGACGGGCGGGGTGTCGCACCGACTGTCCGCGGAGCCGCACGACACCATCGAGTGTTACGAGCCAAAAACTGACACGTGGAGGATTGTGGGTACTTTACCCGAGCCCCTGTACCAACACGGTTGTTTGACCATATACATGAGCAACCTGAACAGcaaacaacgacaacaacaacacacgtCAGGGGAACAGAACACCGAATAA
- the LOC118417924 gene encoding proline-rich protein 5-like isoform X2 codes for MFEMLGQVRRGRRSSCPSIILNDKHAAAAALYNSPDAIIVQSAVVSLFQHKKLPPNELDLLNEKIRMLMKTEVGPFILDYFQNQLLKKGMVILREKIKREKGQQLLECLSDIWDYFFCEVLPMLQAIFCPVQATGFSVREMSLVGFRDTILLKIAFSDALDTPDVVISPSITQMLLVLQSVHDNNPEYLQLESLVARIVSPYLGLRGLYMGGPEPLIPANKPVTVVLRQKTLGDEPLKGERPLSMQLFPAQQLDEQLPSPGRGEAHKRAPSAVGQGLDPLVEGEVMTRGYGRRHSIAGGAGDSPKSQANVTQVAGSD; via the exons ATGTTCGAAATGCTCGGGCAGGTCCGGCGGGGGCGCCGCTCATCCTGCCCGTCCATCATCCTCAACGACAAGCACGCCGCCGCCGCCGCACTCTACAACTCCCCGGATGCGATAAT CGTGCAGAGCGCAGTGGTGTCGCTATTCCAACACAAGAAACTACCGCCAAATGAGCTGGACTTGTTAAACGAGAAGATAAG AATGCTTATGAAGACAGAAGTCGGACCATTCATTTTAGACTACTTCCAG AATCAGTTATTGAAGAAAGGAATGGTGATTCTACGGGAAAAGATCAAGAGAGAAAAAG GCCAACAGCTGCTGGAGTGTCTGTCGGACATATGGGATTATTTCTTCTGCGAGGTGCTGCCCATGCTGCAAGCCATATTCTGTCCCGTGCAG GCCACGGGCTTTTCTGTTAGAGAGATGTCGTTAGTCGGTTTCAGAGACACAATCTTGTTGAAGATAGCATTTTCAG ATGCATTGGATACCCCGGATGTTGTCATCAGCCCTTCCATCACGCAAATGCTGCTTGTCttacag AGTGTACACGATAACAACCCGGAATACCTCCAGTTGGAGTCCCTGGTGGCCAGAATAGTGAGCCCGTACCTGGGGCTGCGCGGGCTGTACATGGGCGGGCCGGAACCGCTCATCCCCGCCAACAAACCAGTCACCGTCGTGCTCAGACAGAAGACACTGGGCG ACGAGCCGTTGAAAGGTGAACGCCCCCTCAGCATGCAGCTCTTCCCGGCCCAACAGCTGGACGAGCAGCTCCCCTCCCCGGGTCGGGGGGAGGCGCACAAGCGCGCGCCGTCCGCTGTGGGGCAGGGCTTAGACCCGCTGGTGGAGGGGGAGGTCATGACGCGCGGGTACGGCAGGAGGCACAGCATCGCAGGGGGCGCGGGGGACAGCCCCAAGAGCCAGGCCAACGTGACCCAAGTGGCAGGGTCGGACTGA
- the LOC118417924 gene encoding proline-rich protein 5-like isoform X3 — protein sequence MGALWSAEPQTFRRRRSRQQLTNLIVSVQSAVVSLFQHKKLPPNELDLLNEKIRMLMKTEVGPFILDYFQNQLLKKGMVILREKIKREKGQQLLECLSDIWDYFFCEVLPMLQAIFCPVQATGFSVREMSLVGFRDTILLKIAFSDALDTPDVVISPSITQMLLVLQSVHDNNPEYLQLESLVARIVSPYLGLRGLYMGGPEPLIPANKPVTVVLRQKTLGDEPLKGERPLSMQLFPAQQLDEQLPSPGRGEAHKRAPSAVGQGLDPLVEGEVMTRGYGRRHSIAGGAGDSPKSQANVTQVAGSD from the exons ATGGGGGCCCTGTGGTCGGCAGAACCGCAAACCTTTCGCCGCAGACGGAGTCGTCAGCAACTTACCAACCTGATTGTGAG CGTGCAGAGCGCAGTGGTGTCGCTATTCCAACACAAGAAACTACCGCCAAATGAGCTGGACTTGTTAAACGAGAAGATAAG AATGCTTATGAAGACAGAAGTCGGACCATTCATTTTAGACTACTTCCAG AATCAGTTATTGAAGAAAGGAATGGTGATTCTACGGGAAAAGATCAAGAGAGAAAAAG GCCAACAGCTGCTGGAGTGTCTGTCGGACATATGGGATTATTTCTTCTGCGAGGTGCTGCCCATGCTGCAAGCCATATTCTGTCCCGTGCAG GCCACGGGCTTTTCTGTTAGAGAGATGTCGTTAGTCGGTTTCAGAGACACAATCTTGTTGAAGATAGCATTTTCAG ATGCATTGGATACCCCGGATGTTGTCATCAGCCCTTCCATCACGCAAATGCTGCTTGTCttacag AGTGTACACGATAACAACCCGGAATACCTCCAGTTGGAGTCCCTGGTGGCCAGAATAGTGAGCCCGTACCTGGGGCTGCGCGGGCTGTACATGGGCGGGCCGGAACCGCTCATCCCCGCCAACAAACCAGTCACCGTCGTGCTCAGACAGAAGACACTGGGCG ACGAGCCGTTGAAAGGTGAACGCCCCCTCAGCATGCAGCTCTTCCCGGCCCAACAGCTGGACGAGCAGCTCCCCTCCCCGGGTCGGGGGGAGGCGCACAAGCGCGCGCCGTCCGCTGTGGGGCAGGGCTTAGACCCGCTGGTGGAGGGGGAGGTCATGACGCGCGGGTACGGCAGGAGGCACAGCATCGCAGGGGGCGCGGGGGACAGCCCCAAGAGCCAGGCCAACGTGACCCAAGTGGCAGGGTCGGACTGA